A genomic stretch from Antarcticibacterium flavum includes:
- a CDS encoding response regulator transcription factor: MKEIFIVEDDDGIRELLEFLLMSNDYAVQTFPTARAFENRQPDKKPDLFLLDIMLPDGNGLDICKQLKDASSTRNIPVVLMSAHAHISSLEGANDFIAKPFDVDDLVVRIERQLA, translated from the coding sequence ATGAAAGAGATATTTATAGTAGAAGATGACGACGGAATAAGGGAACTCCTGGAGTTCCTGCTAATGAGCAATGATTATGCTGTGCAGACCTTCCCAACGGCAAGGGCTTTCGAAAACAGACAGCCTGATAAAAAACCTGATCTATTCCTGCTGGATATAATGTTGCCAGATGGGAACGGGCTGGATATTTGTAAGCAACTCAAGGATGCCTCCTCCACACGCAACATCCCTGTAGTCTTAATGTCTGCACACGCTCATATAAGCAGTTTGGAAGGAGCCAATGACTTTATAGCCAAACCATTTGATGTGGACGATTTAGTGGTAAGAATAGAAAGGCAGCTCGCCTAA